The following are encoded together in the Arthrobacter sp. Y-9 genome:
- a CDS encoding zinc-dependent metalloprotease — translation MSNEPNTNNPGEDPQDQFQEMLRRLMGGAAPEGFDAQEFAKASGLPDDPQFLASMFQQVQAMLSSSSDGPVNWKLAHDTARNVAAQSSDPTPSSVEQRDVDQTLRLADLWLNKVTDFPEPNIIGKAWSRAEWVEATMPTWRRLTEPVANSVAKALTDAMTQNLPEELKLQGLGGMMGGAGSMLQNMGGAIFAMQLGQAIGSLATEVVGSTEIGIPLADLEMALLPTNIAAFGEGLEIPAEDVRIYLGVREAAHARLFTSVPWLRGYVLGAIEDYARGIHIDVSRIQDLAQDVDPSNPESLQAALQEGVFMPERTPAQQAALDKLETALALIEGWVDEVTTEALEGVLSTAPALRETVRRRRATGGPAEHAFSSLVGLELRPRRLREAAALWAALKEERGTEGRDAVWKHPDLIPTTEDLNDPQGFGARRQLAEASDAEVDDAIEKLLSGGFDEPAEGSTDESTDGPAEGPSDEDGKPGA, via the coding sequence ATGAGCAACGAGCCCAACACGAACAACCCCGGCGAGGATCCCCAGGACCAGTTTCAGGAGATGCTGCGGCGACTCATGGGAGGTGCTGCTCCGGAGGGCTTCGACGCCCAGGAGTTCGCCAAGGCCAGCGGTCTGCCGGACGACCCCCAGTTCCTGGCCTCCATGTTCCAGCAGGTCCAGGCCATGCTGTCGTCCAGCTCGGACGGCCCCGTGAACTGGAAGCTGGCCCACGACACTGCACGCAACGTCGCCGCGCAGTCGAGCGACCCCACCCCGAGCTCCGTCGAGCAGCGCGACGTCGATCAGACTCTGCGCCTCGCGGACCTGTGGCTCAACAAGGTCACCGACTTCCCCGAGCCGAACATCATCGGCAAGGCCTGGTCCCGGGCCGAGTGGGTCGAAGCCACCATGCCGACCTGGCGCCGCCTGACGGAGCCCGTGGCCAACAGTGTCGCCAAGGCCCTCACCGACGCGATGACGCAGAACCTGCCCGAGGAGCTCAAGCTCCAGGGCCTCGGCGGCATGATGGGCGGGGCCGGCTCGATGCTGCAGAACATGGGCGGCGCCATCTTCGCGATGCAGCTCGGCCAGGCGATCGGCTCGCTGGCCACCGAAGTGGTCGGCTCCACCGAGATCGGCATTCCGCTGGCCGATCTCGAGATGGCTCTGCTGCCCACGAACATCGCGGCATTCGGCGAGGGTCTGGAGATCCCCGCTGAGGACGTCCGGATCTACCTCGGTGTCCGCGAAGCCGCCCATGCCCGCCTCTTCACCTCCGTGCCGTGGCTGCGCGGCTACGTCCTGGGCGCCATTGAGGACTACGCGCGCGGCATCCACATCGACGTCTCGCGCATCCAGGACCTGGCTCAGGATGTCGACCCGTCCAACCCCGAGTCCCTGCAGGCCGCGCTCCAGGAAGGCGTGTTCATGCCGGAGCGGACCCCTGCCCAGCAGGCCGCGCTCGACAAGCTGGAGACGGCCCTCGCCCTGATCGAGGGCTGGGTGGACGAAGTGACCACGGAAGCCCTGGAAGGGGTGCTGAGCACCGCGCCCGCGCTGCGCGAGACCGTCCGCCGTCGTCGTGCGACCGGTGGCCCGGCCGAGCACGCATTCTCCTCGCTGGTGGGCCTGGAACTCCGTCCCCGCCGCCTCCGTGAGGCCGCCGCCCTGTGGGCCGCGCTGAAGGAGGAACGCGGGACCGAAGGCCGCGACGCCGTGTGGAAGCACCCCGACCTCATCCCGACCACCGAGGATCTCAACGACCCCCAGGGGTTCGGCGCCCGCCGTCAGCTGGCCGAGGCGAGCGACGCCGAGGTGGACGACGCGATCGAGAAGCTGCTCTCCGGCGGATTCGACGAGCCGGCCGAGGGGTCGACGGACGAGTCCACGGATGGTCCCGCCGAAGGGCCGTCCGACGAGGACGGCAAGCCCGGGGCGTGA
- a CDS encoding M48 family metallopeptidase codes for MSRAGQAEQPRFAPDGTPVVVRRSARRKRTVSAFWEGGTVVVAIPARFTHAQEDEWVQKMLLRLQSREASGKAAGRNDDELAERARLLSQRYLGGQARPSSVRWVSNQNSRWGSATPADRSIRLSDKLQGMPDWVVDYVLVHELTHLLVAGHGPDFWKLCSAYPDLEKAKAFLSGVAYAQSRGLTED; via the coding sequence ATGAGCCGTGCGGGTCAAGCGGAGCAGCCCCGGTTCGCACCGGACGGGACCCCCGTGGTGGTGCGCCGCTCGGCCCGCCGCAAGCGCACCGTGAGCGCGTTCTGGGAAGGCGGGACCGTCGTCGTCGCCATCCCGGCGCGCTTCACCCACGCTCAGGAGGACGAATGGGTGCAGAAGATGCTGCTCCGCCTCCAGTCGCGGGAAGCCTCCGGCAAGGCAGCAGGCCGGAACGACGACGAGCTCGCCGAGCGCGCCCGGCTCCTGTCCCAGCGGTACTTAGGCGGCCAGGCGCGGCCGAGCAGCGTGCGCTGGGTCAGCAACCAGAATTCGCGATGGGGTTCCGCCACCCCGGCGGACCGTTCCATCCGCCTGTCCGACAAGCTTCAGGGCATGCCGGACTGGGTGGTCGACTACGTCCTGGTGCACGAGCTGACGCATCTGCTCGTGGCGGGACACGGCCCGGACTTCTGGAAGCTGTGTTCGGCCTACCCCGATCTGGAGAAGGCGAAGGCGTTCCTCTCCGGCGTCGCGTACGCGCAGTCGAGGGGCCTCACCGAGGACTGA
- a CDS encoding ATP-dependent DNA helicase UvrD2: MTEGADTLDVENGSSLEERILGGLDAEQRAVATTLTGPLCVLAGAGTGKTRAITHRIAYGVHSGVYTPQRLLAVTFTARAAAEMRSRLRDLGVPAVQARTFHAAALRQLQYFWPQAIGGSVPQLLDHKAGLIAESARRLRLTVDRAAVRDIAAEIEWAKVSMLTPANYLARAQGRGEPGGLELPAVARIFEAYEEVKTDRNIIDFEDVLLITVGILEEDPKVAATVRDQYRHFVVDEYQDVSPLQERLLQLWLGGREELCVVGDASQTIYSFTGATPRHLLDFPKTYPQAQVVRLIRDYRSTPEVVKLANTLLRSRPSGGPEADKVWAKPLELVAQRPHAAEPVFIECPDDEAESAVVAERISTLIAAGTPAAQIAVLFRTNGQSEAFEQALSARDIPYQLRGGERFFQRREVREGMLQLRAAARADSTRGAAVPGTVADVLSSLGYTSEAPVGGGAVRERWESLAALVNLAQDLANSRGEDFSLLDFVTELQERATAQHAPTVQGVTLASLHSAKGLEWDAVFLVGMSEGLMPISFAETPSDVDEERRLLYVGITRARTDLCFTWSTARTPGGRAHRKPSRFLDALRPGGNGSTVRESATRLRKNRVKAVATQCKVCGTQLTTGPERKVGRCVDCPPSLDEKLFEALREWRKAEASSADVPAYVVFTDATLTLIAEEKPETMEALAVLSGVGQRKLEKYGEAVLKVVAAQ; encoded by the coding sequence GTGACTGAAGGAGCAGACACCCTGGACGTGGAGAACGGCAGCAGCCTCGAGGAACGGATTCTCGGAGGCCTGGATGCGGAACAGCGAGCGGTCGCGACCACGCTGACCGGGCCGCTGTGTGTCCTGGCGGGCGCCGGGACCGGTAAGACGCGCGCCATCACGCATCGCATCGCGTACGGCGTCCACTCCGGGGTCTACACCCCGCAGCGACTTCTCGCGGTGACGTTCACCGCCCGTGCAGCCGCGGAGATGCGCAGCCGTCTGCGGGACCTCGGCGTCCCCGCGGTGCAGGCCCGCACCTTCCACGCGGCGGCGCTCCGCCAGTTGCAGTATTTCTGGCCCCAGGCGATCGGTGGCTCGGTCCCGCAGCTCCTGGACCACAAGGCCGGTCTCATCGCCGAATCGGCCCGCAGGCTGCGCCTCACCGTGGACCGGGCCGCGGTGCGGGACATCGCGGCCGAGATCGAGTGGGCCAAGGTGTCCATGCTGACCCCGGCCAACTACCTCGCCCGCGCCCAGGGCCGCGGTGAGCCGGGCGGCCTGGAGCTGCCCGCCGTCGCGCGCATCTTCGAGGCGTACGAAGAGGTGAAGACGGACCGCAACATCATCGACTTCGAGGACGTCCTGCTCATCACGGTGGGCATCCTGGAAGAGGATCCCAAGGTGGCCGCGACGGTGCGCGACCAGTACCGGCACTTCGTGGTGGACGAATACCAGGACGTCTCGCCCCTCCAGGAACGGCTGCTCCAGCTGTGGCTCGGAGGCCGCGAGGAACTATGCGTCGTGGGCGATGCCAGCCAGACCATCTACTCGTTCACCGGCGCGACGCCGCGGCATCTCCTCGACTTCCCGAAGACCTACCCGCAGGCGCAGGTGGTGCGCCTGATCCGCGATTACCGTTCCACGCCGGAGGTGGTGAAGCTCGCGAACACCCTCCTGCGGAGCCGCCCGTCAGGTGGTCCGGAGGCCGACAAGGTCTGGGCGAAGCCCCTGGAACTCGTGGCGCAGAGGCCGCACGCCGCGGAACCGGTGTTCATCGAGTGCCCCGACGACGAGGCGGAGTCGGCGGTCGTGGCCGAACGCATCTCGACGCTCATCGCGGCCGGCACCCCCGCGGCCCAGATCGCCGTCCTGTTCCGCACCAATGGACAGTCCGAGGCGTTCGAGCAGGCCCTGTCCGCCCGGGACATCCCGTATCAGCTCCGCGGCGGGGAACGGTTCTTCCAGCGCCGCGAAGTGCGCGAAGGGATGCTGCAGCTGCGCGCCGCAGCCCGCGCCGACTCGACCCGCGGCGCCGCCGTTCCCGGGACCGTGGCGGACGTCCTCTCGAGCCTGGGCTACACGTCCGAGGCGCCGGTCGGTGGCGGCGCCGTCCGGGAGCGCTGGGAATCCCTGGCGGCCCTGGTCAATCTGGCACAGGATCTGGCGAACAGCCGCGGGGAGGATTTTTCCCTGCTCGACTTCGTGACGGAACTCCAGGAACGGGCCACGGCCCAGCACGCCCCGACGGTGCAGGGTGTCACCCTCGCCTCGCTGCACTCCGCCAAGGGCCTCGAATGGGACGCCGTGTTCCTGGTGGGCATGAGCGAAGGACTCATGCCGATCTCCTTCGCCGAGACCCCGTCCGACGTCGATGAGGAACGACGGCTGCTCTACGTGGGCATCACGCGTGCGCGGACCGACCTCTGCTTCACCTGGTCCACCGCGCGCACCCCGGGCGGCCGCGCACACCGCAAGCCCTCCCGCTTCCTCGACGCGCTGCGGCCCGGCGGCAACGGCAGCACGGTGCGCGAATCCGCGACCCGTCTCCGCAAGAACCGCGTCAAGGCCGTCGCGACCCAGTGCAAGGTGTGTGGCACGCAGCTCACCACCGGCCCGGAGCGGAAGGTCGGCCGCTGTGTCGACTGCCCGCCGTCGCTGGACGAGAAGCTGTTCGAGGCGCTGCGCGAGTGGCGCAAGGCGGAGGCGTCGTCGGCGGACGTCCCGGCCTATGTGGTCTTCACCGATGCGACCCTCACGCTGATCGCGGAGGAGAAGCCGGAGACCATGGAGGCGCTCGCGGTGCTCTCCGGTGTGGGGCAGCGCAAACTCGAGAAGTACGGTGAGGCCGTGCTGAAGGTGGTGGCGGCTCAATGA
- the nudC gene encoding NAD(+) diphosphatase, which produces MHSPGLSTTSAGLLSPTVLGTPPALMDRMSGERARPEALAALREDPATRYLLLARRSTPVLAEEDSQRLVFLSSAEVDALGPVRVLQEIHLGRVLPTRDDADPATGSGDGPLPAGTAVVALVLSEPLAADSPALPAGAVWRGYRESGAWLSPLESELFIEAQAIAGWHEGHGFCPRCGTPTEIEQSGWVRRCPRENVEIFPRMDPAIIVSVVGPDGRILLGGGGPADGKGHSVLAGFVDPGESLEQAVVRELGEEVAVEVDAVQYLGSQSWPFPASLMLGFTARTRSSDARPDGVEVTHARWFTREELQDSVLAGTVIIPSRLSIARNLIEHWYGGEVMEPPAPPVSVRS; this is translated from the coding sequence ATGCATTCCCCCGGGCTTTCCACCACTTCCGCAGGCCTGCTCTCGCCGACGGTTCTCGGGACGCCTCCGGCCCTCATGGACCGCATGTCCGGTGAGAGAGCGAGGCCGGAAGCTCTGGCGGCGCTCCGCGAGGACCCCGCCACGCGATACCTGCTCCTGGCCCGCCGCAGCACCCCCGTTCTGGCCGAGGAGGACAGCCAGCGGCTCGTCTTCCTGTCGTCTGCCGAGGTCGACGCTCTGGGTCCGGTGCGGGTCCTGCAGGAGATCCACCTGGGCCGCGTGCTCCCGACGCGCGACGACGCCGACCCGGCTACCGGGTCCGGCGACGGTCCGCTGCCGGCGGGGACCGCCGTCGTCGCCCTCGTGCTGAGCGAACCTCTCGCCGCGGACAGTCCCGCACTTCCCGCGGGAGCGGTGTGGCGTGGCTACCGCGAGAGCGGCGCGTGGCTCTCTCCTCTCGAATCGGAGCTGTTCATCGAGGCGCAGGCGATCGCGGGGTGGCATGAAGGCCACGGATTCTGCCCCCGCTGCGGAACCCCGACCGAGATCGAGCAGAGTGGCTGGGTGCGTCGCTGCCCCCGGGAGAACGTGGAGATCTTCCCGCGGATGGATCCCGCCATCATCGTGAGTGTCGTGGGTCCGGACGGGCGGATCCTGCTGGGCGGCGGTGGCCCGGCCGATGGCAAAGGACATTCGGTGCTGGCAGGCTTCGTCGATCCGGGGGAGTCGCTCGAACAGGCGGTCGTCCGTGAACTGGGCGAGGAGGTCGCGGTCGAGGTGGACGCGGTCCAGTATCTCGGGTCGCAGTCGTGGCCGTTCCCGGCCTCCCTCATGCTGGGTTTCACCGCACGGACCAGGAGCAGCGATGCCCGGCCGGACGGCGTCGAGGTGACTCACGCCCGCTGGTTCACCCGTGAGGAACTGCAGGATTCGGTCCTGGCCGGCACGGTGATCATCCCCAGCCGGTTGTCGATCGCGAGGAACCTGATCGAACATTGGTATGGCGGTGAGGTGATGGAGCCCCCGGCGCCGCCGGTGAGCGTGCGGAGCTGA
- a CDS encoding phosphotransferase: MKRSPLELAALAAAAVPGISPTAVRADLDDPADFDAALLFGEDEQRWRVRSPRHEEASARLESEFAILRAFPAALRAELPFRIPTVLGCVRRGPLSTFVYTHVAGQSFPLEQLERSGDAAAKEVASVLAAIHALPQDVVDRADLPRYSANEFRQRRLNELDQAATSGKIPAELLLRWEHALEDVTLWRFNASVVHGDLHEDNLLFDDGKVTAVTGWTDLHIGDPADDFAWLVASHDTSFVDAVLHHYRDALPGPAGQVPDPHLLRRAALSAEFALAQYLMRGLAKNDAAVIGEAETMLADLASDIRASEAAARELEEAEEAAAEADAAEAAEESARLKRERDEDGSGAAPVTGQGSKVTVTSISGTAAAEATKATSGGADEDVHEGNAPRLSVVPSPSESSADPEAGATARDSEGAGAVNGNRDHAGADEAKGAGADVPGTPSVPGSGHSSEAAPVGAEPLDGAPSEEAASPSEREDEARDSQAGVETTALPVIKQEG; the protein is encoded by the coding sequence GTGAAGCGCTCCCCCCTCGAACTGGCAGCCCTGGCCGCCGCTGCAGTGCCCGGCATCTCCCCCACCGCCGTCCGGGCCGATCTTGACGACCCCGCAGACTTTGACGCCGCCCTGCTCTTCGGCGAAGACGAACAGCGCTGGCGCGTCCGTTCGCCTCGCCACGAAGAAGCCAGTGCCCGGCTCGAGAGCGAATTCGCCATCCTCCGTGCCTTCCCGGCGGCTCTGCGTGCCGAGCTGCCGTTCCGCATCCCGACCGTGCTCGGCTGCGTCCGACGGGGCCCGCTCAGCACGTTCGTCTACACCCACGTCGCTGGGCAGTCGTTCCCGCTGGAGCAGCTCGAACGGTCCGGGGACGCCGCGGCGAAAGAGGTCGCCTCCGTCCTGGCCGCCATCCACGCCCTTCCGCAGGACGTCGTGGACCGCGCCGACCTTCCCCGTTACAGCGCCAACGAGTTCCGGCAGCGCCGCTTGAACGAACTGGATCAGGCCGCCACCAGCGGGAAGATCCCCGCCGAGCTCCTGCTGCGCTGGGAGCACGCGCTGGAGGATGTGACGCTGTGGCGCTTCAACGCCTCGGTGGTGCACGGCGATCTGCACGAAGACAACCTGCTGTTCGACGACGGCAAGGTCACTGCCGTGACCGGCTGGACCGATCTGCACATCGGCGATCCGGCGGACGACTTCGCCTGGCTCGTCGCCTCCCATGACACCTCCTTCGTGGACGCCGTTCTGCACCACTACCGCGATGCGCTGCCCGGCCCGGCCGGGCAGGTCCCGGACCCGCATCTGCTGCGACGCGCCGCACTCTCCGCGGAGTTCGCGCTGGCGCAGTACCTCATGAGGGGCCTGGCCAAGAACGACGCCGCCGTGATCGGCGAGGCGGAGACCATGCTGGCCGATCTCGCCTCGGACATCCGGGCGAGCGAGGCCGCGGCCCGCGAACTCGAGGAGGCGGAGGAAGCAGCGGCCGAGGCTGACGCGGCCGAGGCCGCCGAGGAGTCCGCGCGTCTGAAGCGGGAGCGTGACGAGGACGGCTCCGGAGCCGCCCCGGTGACCGGCCAGGGGTCCAAGGTCACCGTGACGTCGATCTCCGGAACCGCCGCAGCGGAGGCCACGAAGGCCACGAGCGGTGGGGCGGACGAGGACGTCCACGAAGGGAACGCCCCTCGCCTGTCCGTGGTGCCGTCTCCGTCCGAGTCTTCGGCGGATCCGGAGGCCGGTGCCACTGCACGCGACAGCGAGGGCGCCGGCGCCGTGAACGGCAACCGGGACCATGCCGGTGCCGACGAGGCCAAGGGCGCCGGCGCCGATGTACCCGGTACTCCCTCGGTCCCGGGCTCCGGGCATTCCTCGGAAGCCGCCCCTGTCGGTGCGGAACCGTTGGACGGCGCACCCTCCGAGGAGGCGGCATCCCCGTCCGAGCGCGAGGACGAAGCCCGCGACTCGCAGGCCGGCGTCGAGACCACGGCCCTGCCGGTCATCAAGCAGGAAGGCTGA